A genomic region of Metopolophium dirhodum isolate CAU chromosome 1, ASM1992520v1, whole genome shotgun sequence contains the following coding sequences:
- the LOC132949166 gene encoding tigger transposable element-derived protein 6-like, with translation MTTLKRKRLSLREKIDILDYRKNNGNVGIRALAEKFQVGKTQIADIVSKTEEIYKVWVENGNEERKLTKLRKFTGPTIQEKAKQLAEVHGLNDFKASNGWLEKFRKKHNISFKSICGEASAVDRIAVDDWKKKLPNIIDKYEKRDIFNADETGLFFRVLPNKTMAFKNETCSGGKVSKERLTVLLCCNIIGEFERPLIIDKAKRPRAFKKLDVNKFPVDGCWNKKAWMTTQIMTDWLIKKFDKQMIKSQRKVLLVVDNAAPHPHLKLQNVELVFFPPNMTSHCQPLDQGIIQQFKKLYRKQLLQKAVADLDAGESSAINVLDAVYWVASAQAQIKPETVKKCFLRCGFSHQVDEQLEQTIDTGEQSVIDGELLALITLIDSSVEVETYFELDKIISTHDTNLTGTDDPDEHDEPENEEEDEPAEAETSKYQITSLQDALSAVKSVSHFISSIEVKSNSIFTSAVTLANDITNEIVQRRCNYKKTKLTDFFKQK, from the exons ATGACTACGTTAAAACGAAAGCGGTTGTCGCTTCGCgaaaaaattgacattttagaTTACCGTAAAAACAACGGAAACGTAGGAATTCGTGCACTCGCAGAAAAGTTTCAAGTTGGAAAAACACAGATCGCGGATATTGTTTCTAAGACAGAAGAAATTTATAAAGTATGGGTTGAAAATGGAAATGAAgaacgaaaattaacaaaactaAGAAAAT TTACCGGACCAACAATACAAGAAAAGGCTAAACAACTTGCTGAAGTTCACGGATTAAACGACTTTAAAGCTTCAAACGGGTGGCTggaaaaatttcgaaaaaagcATAACATTTCGTTTAAATCTATCTGTGGGGAAGCTTCAGCTGTTGATAGAATAGCTGTTGATGACTGGAAGAAAAAATTGCCAAACATAATCGATAAATATGAAAAGCGAGACATCTTCAATGCCGACGAGACTGGACTTTTTTTTAGAGTTCTACCCAATAAAACTATggcatttaaaaatgaaacgtGCAGTGGTGGAAAAGTTTCAAAAGAACGGTTGACTGTGCTATTGTGCTGTAATATAATAGGTGAGTTTGAACGTCCTCTCATCATAGATAAGGCAAAACGACCGCGGGCTTTCAAAAAATTAGACGTAAATAAATTTCCCGTTGACGGGTGTTGGAATAAAAAGGCCTGGATGACGACACAGATTATGACAGACTGGCTCATTAAAAAATTCGATAAACAAATGATTAAAAGTCAAAGAAAAGTACTACTTGTTGTCGACAATGCAGCTCCTCATCCCCATCTTAAACTGCAAAATGTCGAGCTAGTCTTTTTTCCCCCAAATATGACGTCTCACTGCCAACCTTTGGACCAGGGCATAATCCAACAATTTAAAAAGCTCTATCGTAAGCAATTGTTACAAAAAGCTGTTGCTGATTTGGATGCTGGAGAATCTAGCGCTATAAATGTTTTGGACGCTGTGTATTGGGTGGCTTCTGCTCAAGCCCAAATCAAGCCTGaaactgtaaaaaaatgctTCTTGCGATGTGGTTTCAGTCACCAAGTCGATGAACAATTAGAACAAACAATTGATACTGGAGAACAATCCGTAATAGATGGAGAACTTTTAGCTCTCATCACACTGATTGACAGCAGTGTTGAAGTAGAgacatattttgaattagacAAAATCATTTCCACTCACGACACCAATCTAACAGGCACCGATGATCCTGATGAGCACGATGAGCCCGAAAATGAGGAAGAAGACGAGCCTGCAGAAGCAGAAacttcaaaatatcaaattacaaGTTTACAGGATGCTTTGTCTGCTGTAAAGAGCGTAAGTCATTTCATTTCATCAATAGAGGTAAAGAGCAATTCTATTTTTACTTCTGCTGTAACATTAGCGAATGATATTACTAATGAGATTGTACAGAGACGGTGTAATTATAAAAAGACAAAGCTCACcgattttttcaaacaaaaataa